The genomic window CCGGCAGCAGCGCCGCGCTGCGGTAGCCGGCGGCGAGCACGACATGATCGGCCGCGAAGTTCTCCCCGCCCGCCTCCACGCCGATCACGGCGCCATTGCGCAGCGTCAGCCGCGACGCGGGATGGCCATAGAGAATCCGGCAGCGGCCAGACGCTTCGAGCCGCTCGGCCAGCCGCTGGCAGAACAGGAAACAATCGGCGACCTCCTCGTCCGGCGTATGAATGCCACCTACGAAGGGCGCCCGCTCCAGCGCCGGGTCCAGCTCGCGGCACTGCTGCGCCGAGAGCACGAATTGCGCGGCCGGATCCGACAGGCTCTGCCGCGCGCTGCGGAAACTGCCTTCGTCGCGGAAGGCCACGAGCTTGCCGTTGCGCCGCCAGTCGAAGCCATCCAGCCCGCCCTCGCGCCACTGCGCCAGGGTGGCCTGGCTGAACAGCGCGAGGCGCAGGAGGTGTTTCGCGTTGGCCTGGTTCACCGAGCGCCGGCAGGCGGCAGTGAATTCCAGCAGCCAGCGCCACTGCGCCGGGTCCAGGCGCGGGCGCAGGCGCAGCGGCGAGTCCCCACGCAGCAGCCAGCCCAGCGCCTGCTGCGGCACGCCGGCATCGGCCAGCGGCGCGACATAGCGGTAGGACAACTGGCCACCGTTGGCGAAGCTGGTT from Pseudomonas sp. GCEP-101 includes these protein-coding regions:
- a CDS encoding D-amino acid dehydrogenase; this encodes MAQRVCIIGAGVVGLATAHALVLEGFDVTVLEARDQAGLETSFANGGQLSYRYVAPLADAGVPQQALGWLLRGDSPLRLRPRLDPAQWRWLLEFTAACRRSVNQANAKHLLRLALFSQATLAQWREGGLDGFDWRRNGKLVAFRDEGSFRSARQSLSDPAAQFVLSAQQCRELDPALERAPFVGGIHTPDEEVADCFLFCQRLAERLEASGRCRILYGHPASRLTLRNGAVIGVEAGGENFAADHVVLAAGYRSAALLPGGPRLPLYPLKGYSLTAPIRAGDHAPDVSLTDYDRKVVYARIGDRLRIAAMVDIVGFDPRLEPKRLALIRQQAADTLPDACDYGAAIEWAGMRPATPTGVPLVGACGPRGLWLNLGHGALGFTLACGSAQLIAAQIGGRKPGIDTSGLTPERLAG